The Phragmites australis chromosome 15, lpPhrAust1.1, whole genome shotgun sequence genome window below encodes:
- the LOC133892102 gene encoding LOW QUALITY PROTEIN: formin-like protein 11 (The sequence of the model RefSeq protein was modified relative to this genomic sequence to represent the inferred CDS: inserted 1 base in 1 codon; substituted 1 base at 1 genomic stop codon), which yields MAFLQNLVYGELETLLRWTPSNDDELRLRLYTXELSQLGXAEQFLRSTIDIPYVFQRLDALLFMANLPEEAANVKQSFATLEVACQELRCSHLFLKLLEAVLKTGNRMNVGTFRGAQAFKLDTLLKLSDVKGTDGKTTLLLFVIQEIICSEGVRAAWAAKEQNSSISSADANDVTDDNNEQTEDDYKQLGLKVVSSLADDLQNVRRAAILDADQLTMSVASLGHKLVKTKEFPNTSMKSLDEDSGFHHKLKHFAEQSQTAVTLLLEEEKKIRSLVRSTVDYFHGSTGKDEGLRLFVVVRDYLAMLDKVCKELKEASKVAPRKTKTKQPSQTSQSFNVPRQNLFPAIQDRRADSSSSGSDEDS from the exons ATGGCATTCCTCCAGAATCTGGTTTACGG AGAGTTAGAGACCTTACTAAGGTGGACGCCAAGTAACGATGATGAGCTTAGGCTTCGATTATACACTTGAGAACTCTCTCAACTTG CTGCTGAGCAATTCTTAAGATCAACTATTGACATTCCATATGTTTTTCAACGCCTAGATGCGTTACTTTTCATGGCTAATCTACCTGAGGAAGCTGCAAATGTGAAGCAATCTTTTGCCACTTTAGAG GTGGCTTGCCAGGAGCTTAGATGCAGCCACCTTTTTCTTAAGCTACTAGAAGCGGTCCTTAAAACTGGAAATCGGATGAATGTTGGCACATTCCGCGGAGCTCAAGCTTTTAAACTTGACACGCTCCTTAAGTTATCTGATGTCAAGGGTACTGATGGGAAGACAACACTGTTGCTTTTTGTTATTCAAGAAATCATCTGTTCTGAAGGTGTTCGTGCTGCATGGGCTGCAAAAGAGCAGAATAGCAGCATATCCAGTGCAGATGCCAATGACGTTACTGATGACAATAATGAGCAAACTGAAGACGATTACAAACAACTTGGACTTAAAGTTGTATCCAGTTTAGCAGATGATCTCCAAAATGTCAGGAGGGCAGCGATCCTTGATGCAGATCAACTGACTATGTCAGTAGCAAGTCTTGGCCACAAGCTTGTCAAAACCAAAGAATTCCCGAACACGAGCATGAAAAGTTTGGATGAAGACAGCGGGTTTCACCACAAGCTTAAGCATTTTGCAGAGCAATCTCAAACTGCTGTCACTTTATTGCtagaggaagagaagaaaataCGGTCCTTGGTCCGGAGCACTGTAGATTATTTTCATGGGAGTACAGGGAAGGACGAGGGCCTGCGGTTATTTGTGGTTGTGCGAGATTACCTTGCAATGCTGGACAAGGTTTGCAAAGAGCTAAAAGAAGCATCAAAAGTAGCTCCAAGGAAAACAAAGACCAAACAGCCATCCCAAACATCTCAATCTTTCAACGTTCCCAGGCAGAACCTGTTCCCAGCTATTCAGGATCGAAGAGCAGATAGCTCAAGCTCAGGTTCTGATGAGGACAGTTAG
- the LOC133893043 gene encoding probable histone H2A.2 codes for MAGRGKAIGSGAAKKATSRSSKAGLQFPVGRIARFLKAGKYAERVGAGAPVYLAAVLEYLAAEVLELAGNAARDNKKTRIVPRHIQLAVRNDEELSRLLGTVTIASGGVMPNIHNLLLPKKAGGGSAKAAAGDED; via the exons ATGGCCGGAAGGGGGAAGGCGATCGGCTCCGGCGCCGCTAAGAAGGCCACGTCCCGTAGCTCCAAGGCTGGGCTCCAGTTCCCCGTGGGGAGGATCGCGAGGTTCCTCAAGGCCGGCAAGTACGCCGAGAGGGTCGGCGCCGGCGCGCCTGTCTACCTCGCCGCCGTGCTCGAGTACCTGGCTGCTGAG GTTCTTGAGCTTGCCGGAAACGCTGCGAGGGACAACAAGAAGACCCGCATCGTGCCGCGCCACATCCAGCTGGCCGTCCGCAACGATGAGGAGCTCTCCCGCCTGCTCGGCACGGTCACCATCGCCAGCGGCGGCGTCATGCCCAACATCCACAACCTGCTCCTCCCCAAGAaggccggcggcggcagcgccaAGGCCGCGGCCGGTGATGAGGACTAA